The candidate division KSB1 bacterium genome includes a region encoding these proteins:
- a CDS encoding metal-dependent hydrolase, whose amino-acid sequence MDSITQITLGGAVGELVLGKKIGNKAVYWGALAGTIPDLDMVLNPFLDAAYQVAYHRGFSHSIVFAIVFSPILAYMIQKIHRQQNVKFKDWLHLTFWCLITHPFLDCFTTYGTQLFQPFSSYPVAFNAISVIDPAYTIPFLLCLLLVLFLKRSSSIRKKVLVLGISISSLYLFLTIVNKVYITSVFESSLRQQGIKYSNILTIPTFFNNILWRCVAEEDDFYWEGYYSLFDREKNIQFYLVAKNKNLLEPYLKDKKLQRLLRFTKNKYSVAQKGNQIIINDMRFGRIIGWVDPNSDFIFSFGFYSTEPDINKKLKIFRVRPSIRINKTIWSQFFARIKGKEFPGLFSN is encoded by the coding sequence TTGGATTCCATCACACAAATCACTCTTGGTGGAGCAGTTGGTGAGCTGGTTCTTGGTAAAAAGATCGGTAACAAGGCTGTTTATTGGGGAGCGCTTGCTGGAACAATTCCTGATCTGGATATGGTTTTAAATCCCTTCCTGGATGCTGCATACCAGGTTGCTTATCACCGTGGATTTAGCCATTCTATCGTCTTCGCCATAGTATTCTCACCTATTCTTGCTTATATGATTCAAAAAATTCATCGCCAACAAAATGTAAAGTTTAAGGATTGGCTGCACTTAACATTCTGGTGCTTGATCACGCATCCATTTCTGGATTGCTTTACCACATACGGAACCCAATTATTTCAACCGTTCTCTTCCTACCCGGTGGCGTTTAATGCCATCTCAGTCATCGATCCGGCCTATACTATACCATTTCTTTTATGTTTACTTTTAGTATTATTTCTAAAACGATCCTCTTCAATTCGGAAAAAGGTGCTTGTTCTTGGAATCTCAATCAGTTCCCTGTACCTATTTTTGACGATTGTCAATAAGGTGTATATAACCTCGGTTTTTGAGTCATCCTTACGGCAGCAAGGCATTAAATATTCAAACATTTTAACAATTCCAACTTTTTTCAATAATATTCTTTGGCGATGTGTGGCAGAAGAAGATGATTTTTATTGGGAAGGATATTACTCTCTCTTTGATCGTGAAAAGAACATTCAATTCTACCTAGTTGCAAAAAATAAAAACTTATTGGAACCCTATTTGAAAGATAAAAAACTACAAAGACTGCTTCGATTTACAAAAAACAAATATTCAGTTGCACAAAAAGGCAATCAAATTATAATTAATGACATGAGGTTTGGCCGTATAATTGGTTGGGTAGATCCAAACTCGGATTTCATATTTTCATTTGGATTTTACTCTACTGAGCCGGATATCAACAAAAAACTAAAAATATTCAGAGTGAGACCATCAATTCGAATCAATAAAACGATATGGAGTCAATTTTTTGCTCGAATTAAAGGGAAAGAATTCCCAGGGCTTTTTAGTAATTAA
- a CDS encoding citrate synthase, whose protein sequence is MSKNSLTITDNRTGKTYEIPIEHETINAMDLRQIKVNDEDFGLMTYDPGFKNTAACKSTITDIDGDKGILRYRGYPIEQLAEKSTFLETAYLIIHGELPNQKQLEEWTWNITNHTILHENVKKHIDGFRYDAHPMGILVSTVAALSTFYPNSKQIANPKSREKQIYRLIAKMPTLAAFAYRHSRGLPYILPDNELSYTGNFLNMMFKMTELRYKPTPVIEKAMDVLFILHADHEQNCGTTAMRTVGSSEADPYCATAAAAAGLYGPLHGGANEQVLRMLREIGSKDKVPEYVKRAKEGEFRLMGFGHRVYKNYDPRGKIIKQIADEVFEVTGKNEIIDIANELERIALQDDYFISRKLYPNVDFYSGIIYEAMNLPVTIFPVLFAIGRTPGWLAQWQELVTDKEQAISRPRQIYLGEDKRDYIPMELR, encoded by the coding sequence ATGAGTAAAAATTCTTTGACAATAACTGATAATCGAACTGGGAAAACCTACGAAATTCCAATCGAGCATGAAACAATAAATGCCATGGATTTACGCCAGATTAAAGTGAATGATGAAGATTTTGGTTTAATGACTTATGATCCTGGGTTTAAAAACACAGCTGCTTGCAAGAGCACTATTACAGATATTGACGGCGATAAAGGCATATTGCGTTACCGGGGTTATCCCATTGAACAACTCGCTGAAAAAAGTACATTTTTAGAAACAGCCTACTTGATTATTCATGGCGAACTCCCAAATCAGAAACAATTGGAGGAATGGACATGGAATATTACCAATCATACCATTCTCCATGAAAATGTTAAAAAACATATTGATGGTTTCCGATATGACGCCCATCCAATGGGGATTCTGGTTAGTACGGTTGCAGCGCTATCCACATTCTATCCAAATTCGAAACAAATTGCAAATCCTAAATCCAGGGAAAAGCAAATCTATCGCCTGATTGCAAAAATGCCGACTTTAGCTGCATTTGCATATCGACACAGCAGGGGTCTTCCTTATATTTTACCGGATAACGAACTAAGTTATACAGGAAATTTCCTCAATATGATGTTCAAGATGACTGAGTTAAGATATAAACCAACACCGGTAATTGAAAAGGCGATGGATGTCCTTTTTATTCTACATGCGGATCATGAACAAAATTGTGGCACAACCGCCATGCGAACGGTTGGTAGCTCGGAAGCAGATCCCTATTGTGCGACTGCTGCTGCTGCTGCAGGACTTTACGGTCCATTACATGGCGGGGCAAACGAACAAGTTTTGCGAATGTTGCGAGAAATTGGCTCAAAAGACAAAGTACCGGAATATGTAAAACGAGCCAAAGAAGGCGAATTCAGGTTAATGGGTTTTGGACATCGCGTATATAAAAATTACGATCCTCGCGGCAAAATTATTAAACAAATCGCCGATGAAGTCTTCGAAGTGACAGGCAAAAATGAAATCATTGATATCGCTAACGAATTGGAACGAATTGCCTTACAAGATGACTATTTTATATCTCGCAAGCTTTATCCAAACGTTGATTTTTATTCGGGCATCATTTACGAAGCCATGAACCTGCCTGTAACAATATTTCCGGTGCTTTTTGCAATTGGAAGAACCCCGGGATGGCTCGCTCAGTGGCAAGAATTGGTAACCGATAAAGAACAAGCAATTTCCAGACCGAGACAAATCTACCTCGGTGAAGACAAAAGAGATTATATCCCTATGGAATTAAGGTGA
- a CDS encoding thioredoxin family protein produces MSRSFITENHIKESIDFSEVMEQASAKEKRLNEQLKSLDQSQQEDLNFLRLNNHRMRRVLKTYSVSPELRYGVEQIREPQTWLVLSEDFCGDSAQSLPIISKMAELNPMISLRILSRDDHLDLMDRYLTSGKRGIPKLIVIDKNFNEIFNWGPRPKEAAKVFIGSLESGKDKDEAYKDLHTWYAKDRGKAIEAEFIEVLSQIIVEKEGVLAA; encoded by the coding sequence ATGTCTAGAAGTTTTATCACTGAAAACCACATTAAAGAGTCAATTGATTTTTCGGAAGTAATGGAACAGGCTTCTGCCAAAGAGAAAAGACTCAATGAGCAATTAAAATCTCTGGATCAATCTCAACAAGAAGATTTGAACTTTCTTAGACTCAATAACCATCGAATGCGCAGGGTCTTAAAAACATATTCAGTCTCACCTGAGTTAAGGTATGGTGTTGAACAAATAAGAGAGCCCCAGACATGGTTAGTCCTTTCAGAGGATTTCTGTGGCGATTCTGCACAATCGCTCCCGATCATCTCAAAGATGGCCGAATTAAACCCAATGATTTCACTAAGAATTTTATCAAGAGACGATCATCTGGATCTAATGGATCGGTATTTAACCAGTGGAAAGCGGGGCATTCCTAAACTTATTGTAATTGATAAGAATTTTAATGAAATTTTTAACTGGGGACCACGGCCTAAGGAAGCGGCTAAAGTATTCATTGGCTCTTTAGAATCCGGAAAGGATAAAGACGAAGCTTATAAAGATTTACATACCTGGTACGCTAAAGATCGAGGGAAAGCCATCGAGGCGGAATTTATAGAAGTTTTGTCGCAAATAATTGTTGAAAAAGAGGGTGTACTTGCGGCATAA
- a CDS encoding magnesium chelatase, whose protein sequence is MSENVLKINTFGELKSSGYSRTLIKDELRTNLIKKLSTKEKIFKEIIGFDETVIPDIQRAILSRHNIILLGLRGQAKTKIARLMVNLLDEYIPIVKGSELNDDPFAPVSQFARELLVEQGDDTRIDWLHYSQRYTEKLATPDVSIADLIGDVDPIKAASLKLHYSDERVIHFGLIPRSHRCIFVINELPDLQARIQVALFNILQESDVQIRGFKIRLPLDMQFIFTANPEDYTNRGAIVTPLKDRLESQILTHYPKSISIAKQITRQEARLHEEQKILVDVPELAENLIEQIAFEARKSEYVDPKSGVSARLTITAYENLVSSAERRAILCGEEKTVVRISDFWGVVSAITGKIELVYEGELEGPAKVAQYLIGKSIRTLFPNYFPDPEKHRRNPQTSPFKSIIEWFGQGNELDILNDCSQSEYIKTLEKIPGLKKIVDRFQSNSKPEHRYLHMEYILHGLAEFSFLSKNQLERGLQFKDLISSMLPLSDEEDKDPFLDEERVN, encoded by the coding sequence ATGTCAGAAAATGTTTTGAAAATAAATACTTTTGGTGAATTGAAATCCTCAGGTTATTCACGTACATTAATTAAAGATGAGTTACGAACAAATCTCATTAAGAAATTATCCACTAAAGAAAAAATATTTAAAGAAATTATCGGGTTTGACGAAACAGTCATTCCCGATATTCAAAGGGCGATTTTATCTCGTCACAATATTATTCTCTTAGGTTTAAGAGGCCAGGCAAAAACAAAAATTGCTCGTTTGATGGTGAATCTTTTGGATGAATATATCCCTATTGTGAAGGGTTCCGAGCTCAACGACGACCCATTTGCCCCGGTTTCACAGTTTGCTCGAGAACTTCTTGTCGAGCAAGGCGATGATACGCGTATCGATTGGTTGCATTATTCCCAGCGTTATACTGAAAAATTAGCAACTCCGGATGTTTCAATTGCTGATTTGATAGGAGATGTGGATCCTATTAAAGCTGCCTCTTTGAAACTTCATTACTCCGATGAGCGCGTTATCCATTTTGGATTAATCCCGAGGTCCCATCGCTGTATTTTTGTGATCAATGAATTGCCGGATCTGCAGGCAAGAATCCAGGTAGCTTTATTTAATATTTTGCAGGAAAGCGATGTTCAAATTCGCGGATTTAAAATAAGATTGCCCCTTGATATGCAATTCATATTTACTGCAAATCCGGAAGATTATACCAATCGCGGCGCTATTGTTACACCCTTAAAGGATCGTTTGGAAAGTCAGATTTTAACTCATTATCCCAAATCGATTTCCATTGCAAAGCAGATCACCCGGCAAGAAGCACGGTTACATGAAGAACAGAAAATATTGGTTGATGTTCCAGAACTGGCAGAGAATTTGATCGAACAGATTGCATTTGAAGCCAGGAAAAGTGAATATGTCGATCCGAAGAGCGGCGTCTCGGCGCGACTAACTATTACGGCATATGAAAACCTGGTTAGTTCCGCGGAAAGGCGTGCAATTTTGTGTGGTGAAGAAAAAACGGTTGTAAGGATATCTGATTTTTGGGGTGTAGTTTCTGCCATAACCGGTAAGATCGAACTCGTGTATGAAGGGGAATTGGAAGGTCCGGCAAAAGTCGCACAGTATTTGATAGGCAAATCGATTCGAACCCTCTTTCCTAACTATTTTCCGGATCCTGAAAAACATCGACGTAACCCGCAGACCAGTCCGTTTAAAAGTATTATCGAATGGTTTGGACAAGGAAACGAGTTGGATATTTTAAATGATTGTTCACAAAGTGAATATATTAAGACATTGGAAAAAATTCCGGGGCTTAAAAAAATTGTCGACCGTTTTCAATCCAATTCTAAACCTGAACACCGCTACTTACACATGGAATATATTCTCCATGGTCTGGCAGAGTTTTCATTTTTAAGCAAGAACCAATTGGAAAGAGGATTGCAATTTAAGGATTTGATCAGCAGTATGCTGCCACTATCTGATGAGGAGGACAAAGATCCATTCCTGGATGAAGAAAGGGTTAATTAA
- a CDS encoding enoyl-CoA hydratase/isomerase family protein, translating to MADQSEVKFSIQNQTAIVTLNRPEIHNAVNEAVMDQLESILSEIEQDKEIRSMILTGSGDKTFCAGGDLAFFAELTTRMEGQQVSERMQAILDRIWNSNKVSIAAVNGQALGGGCEILTACHFRIAAKHATLCYRQAKNGIITGWGGGVRLFQLIGRQRGLRLLLTSESVNVEQAYKMGLVDFIVDSDQLLPASMEFAEKIQRNSRETNSAFLQIARSFGNTELEQTKSLEKEAFLDLWVSNEFRQFLKRFVKE from the coding sequence ATGGCTGATCAGTCTGAAGTAAAATTTTCGATTCAAAACCAAACAGCGATTGTTACATTAAATCGTCCTGAGATTCATAATGCTGTGAATGAAGCAGTGATGGATCAATTGGAGTCTATATTATCTGAGATTGAGCAGGATAAGGAAATTCGTTCGATGATTCTAACCGGCAGTGGAGACAAAACCTTTTGCGCCGGGGGAGATCTGGCTTTTTTTGCAGAACTTACAACGCGCATGGAAGGCCAACAGGTTTCCGAAAGAATGCAGGCAATATTGGACCGGATTTGGAACAGTAACAAAGTATCAATTGCTGCTGTTAATGGACAAGCGCTTGGCGGCGGTTGTGAAATTCTTACAGCTTGTCATTTCCGTATCGCGGCGAAGCATGCCACTCTCTGTTATCGACAGGCTAAAAATGGAATCATTACCGGTTGGGGTGGTGGCGTTCGACTTTTTCAATTGATTGGCCGGCAGCGTGGATTGCGGCTTCTGTTAACCTCGGAATCGGTTAATGTTGAACAAGCCTACAAAATGGGTCTCGTAGATTTCATCGTTGATTCCGATCAATTGCTTCCAGCTAGCATGGAATTTGCTGAGAAGATTCAACGAAATTCTCGGGAAACAAATTCAGCATTTTTGCAGATTGCCCGCTCTTTTGGCAATACTGAATTAGAGCAGACTAAGAGTCTCGAAAAAGAGGCATTTTTAGATCTTTGGGTTAGTAATGAATTCAGACAATTTTTGAAAAGGTTTGTGAAAGAGTAG
- the ubiE gene encoding bifunctional demethylmenaquinone methyltransferase/2-methoxy-6-polyprenyl-1,4-benzoquinol methylase UbiE produces MSEEILTLEPKIPSRYESYKMFNRIAVRYDFLNHFLSAGQDYRWRKKAVKLLKNVPNQKILDLACGTGDIALTALKHNPNVDFCIGVDPAIDMLAIGEEKNRERNLEGRFELIQGDGAEIPIASNSLDAVLMAFGIRNVENFEKCLLEMYRVLKPGGRVIILEFSLPENFMIKILYLFYFRYILPHLGGFISGDKSAYKYLNRTVETFSYGEAFCEKLEEVDFIHIHMSKLSFGISTIYVGDK; encoded by the coding sequence ATGTCAGAAGAGATTCTAACATTAGAGCCGAAGATTCCTTCTCGATATGAATCCTACAAAATGTTTAATCGCATCGCAGTTCGTTATGATTTTTTGAATCATTTTCTTTCTGCGGGACAAGATTATCGCTGGCGCAAGAAAGCGGTCAAATTATTAAAGAATGTTCCTAATCAAAAAATACTAGACCTGGCTTGTGGAACCGGTGATATCGCACTCACAGCATTAAAGCATAATCCTAATGTGGATTTCTGTATTGGGGTTGATCCGGCTATCGATATGCTGGCGATCGGTGAAGAAAAAAACCGCGAAAGAAATTTAGAGGGTCGCTTTGAATTAATTCAGGGTGATGGCGCTGAAATACCAATTGCTTCCAATTCATTGGATGCAGTCTTAATGGCATTCGGTATTCGAAATGTAGAGAATTTTGAAAAATGTCTTTTGGAGATGTACCGTGTATTAAAGCCTGGTGGAAGAGTAATTATTTTGGAATTCTCGTTACCTGAAAATTTTATGATCAAAATTCTTTACTTGTTTTATTTTAGATATATACTTCCGCATCTGGGTGGTTTCATTTCGGGCGATAAAAGTGCGTACAAATATTTAAACCGAACAGTTGAAACTTTTTCATATGGAGAAGCATTTTGTGAAAAACTAGAAGAAGTAGATTTTATCCACATTCACATGTCCAAGCTTAGTTTTGGCATTTCAACAATATATGTGGGAGATAAATGA
- a CDS encoding type II toxin-antitoxin system Phd/YefM family antitoxin, translating into MTTISLDEIARDLKKFFKRVQKGESFFVTKNDQTIAEIQPIHSNSDKSRPYGLCSGEFVVPDDFDDELPEEIIRLFEK; encoded by the coding sequence ATGACTACAATTAGTTTAGATGAAATTGCAAGAGATTTAAAAAAATTTTTTAAACGAGTTCAAAAAGGAGAATCTTTTTTCGTTACTAAAAATGACCAAACTATAGCTGAAATTCAACCTATACATTCAAATTCAGATAAATCACGTCCTTATGGATTATGCTCAGGAGAATTTGTTGTGCCAGATGATTTTGACGATGAATTGCCTGAAGAGATAATTAGACTATTTGAAAAATAA
- a CDS encoding type II toxin-antitoxin system VapC family toxin, which produces MKYLLDTHIFLWFISGDKRLPIHMKRGICEANNEVYLSVVSIWESIIKQKLGKLILPKPASVYLPKQREKHSISSLPLTEPSVAKLDELPQIHKDPFDRILICQSIQFNLTIMTVDKMIKLYTDKTF; this is translated from the coding sequence ATGAAGTATTTATTGGACACTCATATTTTTCTTTGGTTCATTAGCGGAGATAAAAGGTTGCCAATTCATATGAAGCGAGGAATATGTGAAGCTAATAATGAAGTTTATTTGAGCGTTGTGTCTATTTGGGAATCAATTATAAAACAAAAACTAGGTAAGTTAATATTGCCAAAGCCAGCTTCTGTTTATTTACCAAAACAGCGTGAAAAACATTCAATTTCCAGTTTACCTTTGACTGAACCAAGTGTTGCTAAATTGGATGAATTACCCCAAATCCACAAGGATCCATTTGATCGTATTTTAATTTGCCAGTCTATTCAATTTAATTTAACAATTATGACAGTTGATAAAATGATTAAGTTATATACAGACAAAACATTCTGA
- a CDS encoding isochorismate synthase, with protein sequence MSISNPEINTPFKYLSDEAIETQIRQTLQIAQSNGNGRDLPVPVIITLEFDKIDILSWLQSVNQTPKVYWCSRDNGFEIGGIGSTITVTTQDPELLPKKLALIEEMIHNSPENSKIGFIGGTNFDLTSKKNSNWQNFPTLWFVLPEVFIHRQNDSYFISISSLFDNGRSIADLKLDLMNKIKSLDFSNGKVVEASWPKVLSRTNYPEWPEWQTNVQESLKKIKDREIEKVVLARRTDLKFSHQISWEKVVRAFKKRNKNCFIYCFQPIDGVNFLGATPERLFKTKGRTLLSEAVSGTIPRSESPVEDMESGNYLLNSEKNLHEHEFVVDAIKKIKNRLCDNIYAQPSPSLLKLTNVHHLYTRISGKLRDNVSTYDILSTLHPTPAVGGTPRSKALNLINKLEPFDRGWYAAPIGIICRDWSEIVIALRSVLLVGNSARIFAGAGIVQGSEPRAEWDELESKISIALDILNEK encoded by the coding sequence ATGTCTATATCCAATCCGGAAATAAATACTCCCTTTAAGTATCTGTCAGACGAAGCCATTGAAACACAAATTCGTCAAACACTTCAAATAGCTCAAAGCAATGGCAATGGCAGGGATTTGCCGGTCCCCGTTATTATCACTTTGGAATTTGATAAAATCGATATTTTATCCTGGCTGCAAAGCGTGAATCAAACGCCAAAAGTATATTGGTGCAGTAGAGATAATGGTTTTGAGATCGGAGGCATTGGCTCAACCATAACAGTAACTACCCAAGATCCGGAATTGCTTCCAAAGAAGCTTGCTCTCATCGAAGAGATGATCCACAACAGCCCTGAAAACTCTAAGATCGGATTTATTGGCGGAACAAATTTTGATTTAACTTCAAAGAAAAACTCAAACTGGCAGAATTTTCCGACACTTTGGTTTGTGCTTCCGGAAGTATTTATTCATCGCCAGAATGATAGCTATTTTATCAGTATTTCTTCATTATTTGACAATGGAAGAAGTATTGCAGACTTGAAGTTAGATTTGATGAATAAAATAAAAAGCTTGGATTTTTCAAATGGCAAGGTGGTTGAAGCATCTTGGCCGAAAGTACTTTCCAGAACTAATTATCCTGAATGGCCGGAATGGCAAACGAATGTTCAAGAATCCCTCAAAAAAATTAAGGATCGAGAGATTGAGAAGGTAGTTTTAGCAAGAAGAACAGATTTGAAATTCTCTCATCAAATCAGTTGGGAAAAGGTCGTAAGGGCTTTTAAGAAACGGAATAAGAATTGTTTTATTTACTGTTTCCAGCCTATCGATGGTGTGAACTTCCTTGGAGCAACTCCGGAGAGATTATTCAAGACAAAGGGTCGAACACTGTTAAGTGAAGCGGTTTCGGGAACCATCCCGCGGTCAGAATCACCTGTTGAAGATATGGAATCCGGAAACTATTTACTCAACAGTGAAAAAAATCTCCACGAGCATGAATTTGTTGTAGATGCAATCAAAAAAATCAAGAATCGTTTATGCGATAACATTTATGCCCAACCATCTCCGAGCTTGTTAAAATTAACCAATGTCCATCATTTATATACCAGGATATCAGGAAAGCTCAGAGATAACGTTTCAACATATGATATTTTGTCCACTTTGCACCCCACTCCTGCCGTTGGCGGAACGCCAAGATCCAAGGCTCTCAATTTGATTAATAAGTTAGAGCCCTTTGATCGTGGTTGGTATGCCGCCCCAATCGGAATCATCTGCCGGGATTGGTCTGAAATTGTAATAGCCCTTCGGTCGGTTTTACTGGTTGGTAATTCCGCCAGGATATTTGCCGGAGCCGGGATTGTCCAGGGCTCCGAACCAAGAGCGGAGTGGGACGAGTTGGAAAGTAAAATATCCATCGCATTAGATATCCTCAACGAGAAATGA
- the menD gene encoding 2-succinyl-5-enolpyruvyl-6-hydroxy-3-cyclohexene-1-carboxylic-acid synthase encodes MNPPNINYVWSEILIEELVRNGVCRFIISPGSRNSPLVIAAAKNPKSQTIIHTDERGAAFYALGYAKAIGKPAVLIATSGTANANYYPAVIEASRASVPMILLTSDRPVELRDTDAPQTMNQVNLYGQFVRWSFDLPAPSTEIEPQFVLTTVDQAVYRSIRSPSGPVQLNCQFREPLDPRATWNDFSIYLQPIKNWETAEKPFTEYCIPILGMEDKTINESIARITNSQKSLIIAGPMHGFTNNENITKAAEMLGMPLMADVSSGLRFGGKGSANVMVHYDSVLRTPEFIEQNKPDLVLQLGGLPVSKPLSTYLEQFKPETIYVNDSPFRQDPFHQVSHRIEMNPHDFCKTLIEKGVTASSQLLQSFGKAEQVAEATLNEIFSEENTLSELVVARMIVKNLPENHNLFAANSMPIRDLDASGLKRDAKLNFGVNRGVNGIDGTIATAVGFAAGNGRPTTVVLGDLAMLHDLNSLLLVRNTEIQMTIVLINNNGGGIFSFLPIVQSTETFEEFFATPNDITFEHTAAQFDLNYCKPTSIIECKEMLLQATSGEESVIIEIQTDRQENVRQHQSVWDQISSAIRTSLHD; translated from the coding sequence GTGAACCCACCCAACATTAATTACGTTTGGTCAGAAATTCTCATCGAAGAGTTGGTTCGAAACGGGGTTTGCCGTTTTATTATTTCACCAGGTTCTCGTAATTCACCGCTTGTAATCGCCGCGGCTAAAAATCCAAAATCTCAAACAATAATACATACGGATGAACGGGGAGCGGCTTTTTACGCCCTTGGATATGCGAAAGCCATTGGCAAACCGGCAGTATTGATTGCGACATCCGGGACCGCCAATGCAAATTATTATCCGGCAGTAATCGAAGCGAGTAGAGCGTCAGTACCTATGATCCTGCTCACTTCAGACCGGCCTGTCGAGCTTCGGGATACGGACGCGCCACAAACTATGAACCAGGTGAATCTCTACGGCCAGTTTGTCCGATGGAGTTTTGATCTGCCAGCTCCCTCCACAGAAATTGAACCTCAATTCGTACTAACCACTGTTGACCAGGCGGTTTATCGATCTATTCGTTCGCCGTCAGGACCCGTCCAATTAAATTGCCAGTTCAGGGAACCCCTTGACCCACGAGCGACCTGGAATGATTTTTCTATTTATTTGCAGCCAATAAAGAATTGGGAAACTGCCGAAAAGCCTTTTACCGAATACTGTATCCCTATTCTTGGTATGGAAGATAAAACAATAAATGAGAGTATTGCCAGGATCACAAATTCCCAAAAAAGTTTGATTATTGCCGGACCTATGCATGGTTTCACCAACAATGAAAACATCACAAAGGCAGCAGAAATGTTAGGTATGCCGTTAATGGCAGATGTAAGCTCCGGATTGAGATTTGGCGGAAAAGGTTCAGCGAACGTCATGGTTCATTATGATTCTGTATTGCGGACTCCCGAATTTATTGAACAAAATAAACCGGATTTGGTACTTCAACTCGGAGGGCTGCCGGTTTCAAAACCGTTAAGCACATATCTTGAGCAATTTAAACCGGAAACTATTTACGTAAATGATTCCCCTTTTCGACAAGATCCCTTTCACCAGGTCAGCCACCGCATTGAAATGAATCCACATGATTTCTGCAAAACATTAATCGAAAAAGGTGTCACAGCTTCCTCACAACTTTTACAATCTTTTGGAAAAGCCGAGCAAGTTGCTGAAGCTACACTAAATGAAATATTCAGCGAAGAAAATACTCTTTCTGAGTTGGTTGTTGCCCGAATGATCGTCAAGAATTTGCCTGAAAATCATAACCTGTTTGCAGCGAATAGCATGCCGATTCGTGATTTGGATGCCAGTGGCTTGAAACGTGATGCTAAACTAAATTTTGGAGTGAATCGTGGTGTGAATGGCATCGACGGCACAATCGCAACAGCAGTTGGTTTTGCAGCCGGCAATGGCCGGCCAACGACGGTAGTTTTGGGCGATCTTGCCATGCTGCATGATCTGAATTCACTTTTGTTGGTACGAAATACTGAAATCCAAATGACTATTGTGTTGATCAACAATAACGGCGGCGGGATTTTTTCATTTTTACCTATTGTTCAATCGACCGAAACCTTTGAGGAATTTTTTGCCACTCCCAATGACATAACCTTTGAACATACGGCCGCACAATTCGATCTGAATTATTGCAAGCCAACTTCAATAATAGAATGTAAAGAGATGTTGTTGCAAGCAACTTCCGGTGAGGAATCTGTGATAATTGAAATCCAAACAGATCGCCAGGAAAATGTGCGGCAACATCAATCTGTCTGGGATCAAATTTCTTCTGCAATTCGCACATCCCTGCATGACTGA